TTACTGGACCAATAATCTGAGAAATTTTTCCTTTAATTTGGTTTGCCATTGCTAATTTTTTTCTTGTGTGCAAATATAATGATTATTAACAAATTTCCAATTGCTTAAAAAAAAGATTTTTATCATATTTGCAAAACAAGTATTTGGAAAGATTTTATTGTTCTAAAATAATTCCAACAAACCTATTTTAATGAAAGTTATCAATTCTATATCCGAATATAAAAATCCGTTACCTCTCGCACTTTCAATAGGAATGTTTGATGGTGTTCATCTTGGACATCAAAGCATTATCAAGAATTTAAAGGAAATATCAGACGAGAAAAAACTCAGTTCTGGACTACTGACTTTTTGGCCACATCCTAGAACTATATTTAATCCTAATGAAAATTTAAAACTCCTAAATACTTTAACCGAAAAGACCTCTTTAATAGAAAATTTAGGTGTGGATTTCCTTTTTTTACAAAACTTTGACGAAGACTTCAGAAACCTCTCCGCAGATGATTTTGTAAAGAAAATATTAGTAGATAAACTGAATATAAAGTATCTTATTATAGGTTACGACCATCGTTTTGGAAAGGATAAAAAAGGAGATTTCAATCTGCTCCAAAAAATGGCAACCGAGTTTGATTTTGAAGTTCAGCAATTAGATGCCATACAGCTAGAAAACCAAAACATCAGCTCTACTAAAATTAGAAATGCAATTGCCAGTGGTGATTTTAAAAGTGCTAATGATATGCTTGGTTACCATTACCCACTAAGTGGCAAGGTGATACACGGTAAAAAAATAGGAAGAACCATTGGCTATCCTACCGCTAATATCAGTATTGACGATATTAAATTATTACCCAAAAAAGGAGCTTATATTGTAGAAGTTTGGATAAACAATCTATTCTATAAAGGAATGCTAAGCATAGGTACTAATCCCACAGTATCAGGCACGGAATTATCTATTGAAGTGTATATTTTAGACTTTAATAAAGATATTTACGACCAAAACATTACCATAAAATTTAGAGATTTTCTACACGAAGAAATTAAGTTTGACGGACTAGAAGCTCTTATCAAAAAACTTGACGAAGATAAAGCCCTAACCGAAAGTTTTGAGTTCTAAAAGCTATAAACTCAATATTTCTTCTTTTTGTTTTTTGGTGAGTTTGCTAAAAACCAAGTCGTAAGAGTGGTCTAACAACTCCAATAATAATGATTTTGGTAAACCTTCTACCACCACGGTGTTCCAATGTTTTTTGTTCATATGGTAGGCTCCGTATATTTGAGGATATTTTTCTCTCAACACTTCGCTCCATTCGGGATTAGTCTTTACATTAAATGCCAATGGAATTCTATCTAAAGAAAGCAACAAAAAGACTTTACCTGAAACCTTAAACACCAAAGTTTCGTCATTAAAAGGAAAACTTTCGGTAACACCTTTCTTCTCTAAACAATAAGCTCTTATAGCTTCTATATCCATAATTTTTATCTAGTCAACAGACAAAATAACAACGCCAACATTGCAGGTACGGCTTGCAACAGAATGATTTTCTTACTAGCCGTAAGCCCTCCGTAAATCC
The genomic region above belongs to Riemerella anatipestifer and contains:
- a CDS encoding bifunctional riboflavin kinase/FAD synthetase, with product MKVINSISEYKNPLPLALSIGMFDGVHLGHQSIIKNLKEISDEKKLSSGLLTFWPHPRTIFNPNENLKLLNTLTEKTSLIENLGVDFLFLQNFDEDFRNLSADDFVKKILVDKLNIKYLIIGYDHRFGKDKKGDFNLLQKMATEFDFEVQQLDAIQLENQNISSTKIRNAIASGDFKSANDMLGYHYPLSGKVIHGKKIGRTIGYPTANISIDDIKLLPKKGAYIVEVWINNLFYKGMLSIGTNPTVSGTELSIEVYILDFNKDIYDQNITIKFRDFLHEEIKFDGLEALIKKLDEDKALTESFEF
- a CDS encoding MmcQ/YjbR family DNA-binding protein, with the protein product MDIEAIRAYCLEKKGVTESFPFNDETLVFKVSGKVFLLLSLDRIPLAFNVKTNPEWSEVLREKYPQIYGAYHMNKKHWNTVVVEGLPKSLLLELLDHSYDLVFSKLTKKQKEEILSL